GCTCGATTGTACCCGGCCAAGCCATCTGGCCAATTCCAGCCGCACCTAATATCTGAGTTTCTGTAATTCCGTCAAGGGGGGGCCCTAGGGTTTCCACCACCGGAGGGCGGCCTGGGCCCATTCCCCGCTCCGGCGCCGTAACCCCCTGGTGGTGGCCCGGTTGAGGGCCATCAGGAACTCCGCGGCGGAGGGGTAGCGCTGCTCCACCTCGGCGTGCAGCCCGCGCTCCAATACCCGAGCCAGGTCCTCCCCCACGTCGGACCGCCGCTCCAGCAGCTCCGGCCGCTGGTTGGTGGTCTGCCGGGTGAGCACCTGCTCCACCGTCTGCCCGAAGAACGGGGGCTCCCCCAGCAGGGCGTAGTACGCCACCGCGGCCAGGCTGTAGAGGTCGGAGCGCTGGTCCACCCGCTCGCCCAGCAGCTGCTCGGGGCTCGCGAACATCGGGGTGCCGCTCTGGCTGGTGGCGCCGCCGAAGCGCCCCTGGCCCCGCAGCGCCAGCGCCAGGCCGAAGTCGGTGATCTGGAGCGACCCGGTCTGGTCGATCAACATGTTCTCGGGCTTGAGGTCGCGGTGCACCAGGCCGCTCGCGTGGGCCTGCGCCAGCGCGCTGAGCGACTCCTTGAGCAGCCGCACCACCCGCTCCACCGGGAGGGGGCCTTCCTTTTCCACCAGCTGCGCCAGGTTGGGGCCCTTCACCAGCTCCATGGTGTACCAGAGCAGCCCCGACCGCCCGCCGATGTCGTAGATCTGCACGATGTTCGCGTGGGAGAGCCGCCCCGCCAGCTGCGCCTCCCGCCGGAACCGCTCCACCACCGCCGGGTCGGCGGTCAGGTGCGGGTGCAGCACCTTGAGGGCCACCTCGCGCTCCAGGTGCAGGTCGCGCACCCGGTACACCCGGCCATAGCCGCCCCGGCCCAGCAGCGAGAGCAGCTCGTAGTCGTCGCCCAGGGCGCGGCGGAGCCGCTTCTCCCAGTGGCGCCCGTCGTCCGACTCGCCGGGGAGGAGGCGGGGGCTCACCTGCACCATCACCGCCGCGTTCTCGAAGGTCCCCGCGTCGCTCGCGAAGTCCTCCAGCATCTCTGCCGCGGAGAGGTAGCGGTCGTCGGCCACGGGGCGCAGGGCCCGGAGCAGGATCCGCTCGATGGCGCGGGGGCAGTTGGGGCGCAGCTCGGAGGGCGGGCGCAGCTCGCGGGAGTCGAGCGGCGGCTCCTGTCCGGTCACGGCGTAATAGAGAATCGCGCCGGCGGTGTAGATGTCGCTCGTGGGGTCGCCGGTGGCGCCGCTCCGGACCTCGGGCGCCATGAAGGCCTGGGCGCTCGGCATCTCGCCCGCGGGGATGGCCGGCAGGGTCCAGTTGGAGAAGCGGAGGTCGGTGACCGTGCCGCGCCCGCCCAGGTTCACCAGCAGCGAGGTCGGGGCGATCCGCCGCAGCACCACGCCGTGCGCGTGGGCGTGCTCCAGCCCGCTCAGCACGTCGCGGGCGAGGATGTGGACGGCCGGGAAGGGGCGGGGGCCGCGCTGGGTGGCCTCGAGCAGGCTCTCCCCGTCGATCCAGTTGCCCACCCGGAAGGCGATGTCGCCCACCACGCCGGCGTCGTAGACGTGCCGGATGGCGGGGTGATCGAGCTGGGCCAGCGCCTCCGCCTCGCGCAGGAACCAGGCCCGGGTCTGGTCATCGGGATAGAGGTTGACCCGCAGGGAGACCCGACGGGTGAGCAGCTTGTCCTGCGCCGTGAAGAGCACCCGTTCGCGCGAGGCGGCCACCATCGTCTCCAGCCGGAAGCGCTGGCCCAGCGCCGCTTCCACGCGTTCGAAGATGGTGAGGGGAGGGGGCGTCGTCATCGGGGAGGGCGGCTAGCCGTCGGCGAGGAGGGGGGTGGGCCGGCTGCCGCGCCGCCGCTCGATCCGGCCCCGGTCGCCGCAGCGGCTGCGGCTGCACCAGCGCCGGGCCTGCTGCGGCGATTCATCGGCGAAGAACAGCCCGCACTCCGGGTTGGCGCAGTGCCGCACCACCACCAGGGGGTTGGCCAGGCTGGCCGCCGCCGACTGGGCGATGGCCTGCAGCGCCGCGGGAGGCCGCGCCACCTGGAACCGGAGCCGCCAGCTGCCACCGACCCGCACCAGCTGCTCCCGGCCATCCAGCGCCCCCAGCCGGGCATTGATCGCCTCGATTGCCCCGGGGGAGGGGCTGCGCCCCTCGTCCAGGGCGCGGGCCAGCGCCAGCAGCCTGGTCCGGAAGGCGCGCGCCTCCGCAAAGCTGGCGCGATCGGCCGGCGGCTCCACGCGGACCGCCTTGGTCCAGCGCAGCCAGGCGCCGGGATCGGCCAGGGTATCGGTGGGGCCGGGGGGCGTGTGCGCGGTGTTCACGAATTCGAGCCACAGCGCGTCGCCGAGCAGCAGGAACTCGGGATCGGCCATGGGGTCAGGCGTCCTCGGCGGTCTGCACCGCGTCACGGCCGC
The Gemmatimonadota bacterium DNA segment above includes these coding regions:
- a CDS encoding serine/threonine protein kinase, whose product is MTTPPPLTIFERVEAALGQRFRLETMVAASRERVLFTAQDKLLTRRVSLRVNLYPDDQTRAWFLREAEALAQLDHPAIRHVYDAGVVGDIAFRVGNWIDGESLLEATQRGPRPFPAVHILARDVLSGLEHAHAHGVVLRRIAPTSLLVNLGGRGTVTDLRFSNWTLPAIPAGEMPSAQAFMAPEVRSGATGDPTSDIYTAGAILYYAVTGQEPPLDSRELRPPSELRPNCPRAIERILLRALRPVADDRYLSAAEMLEDFASDAGTFENAAVMVQVSPRLLPGESDDGRHWEKRLRRALGDDYELLSLLGRGGYGRVYRVRDLHLEREVALKVLHPHLTADPAVVERFRREAQLAGRLSHANIVQIYDIGGRSGLLWYTMELVKGPNLAQLVEKEGPLPVERVVRLLKESLSALAQAHASGLVHRDLKPENMLIDQTGSLQITDFGLALALRGQGRFGGATSQSGTPMFASPEQLLGERVDQRSDLYSLAAVAYYALLGEPPFFGQTVEQVLTRQTTNQRPELLERRSDVGEDLARVLERGLHAEVEQRYPSAAEFLMALNRATTRGLRRRSGEWAQAALRWWKP
- a CDS encoding CGNR zinc finger domain-containing protein, producing the protein MADPEFLLLGDALWLEFVNTAHTPPGPTDTLADPGAWLRWTKAVRVEPPADRASFAEARAFRTRLLALARALDEGRSPSPGAIEAINARLGALDGREQLVRVGGSWRLRFQVARPPAALQAIAQSAAASLANPLVVVRHCANPECGLFFADESPQQARRWCSRSRCGDRGRIERRRGSRPTPLLADG